A genomic segment from Oncorhynchus clarkii lewisi isolate Uvic-CL-2024 chromosome 14, UVic_Ocla_1.0, whole genome shotgun sequence encodes:
- the LOC139366211 gene encoding ubiquitin-conjugating enzyme E2 D2-like isoform X2 has protein sequence MALKRIHKELNDLARDPPAQCSAGPVGDDMFHWQATIMGPNDSPYQGGVFFLTIHFPTDYPFKPPKLAFTTRIYHPNINSNGSICLDILRSQWSPALTISKVLLSICSLLCDPNPDDPLVPEIARIYKTDTEKYNRIAREWTQKYAM, from the exons ATGGCCTTAAAACGAATTCACAAG GAGCTGAACGACCTGGCCAGGGACCCTCCTGCACAGTGTTCCGCCGGCCCTGTTGGAGATGACA TGTTTCATTGGCAAGCTACAATTATGGGGCCT AATGACAGTCCATACCAAGGTGGTGTTTTTTTCCTGACCATTCATTTCCCCACAGACTACCCCTTCAAACCACCTAAG CTAGCATTCACCACAAGAATTTATCACCCAAATATTAACAGTAACGGCAGCATCTGCCTGGATATTTTGAGATCACAGTGGTCTCCAGCATTAACTATCTCTAAAG TACTTTTGTCCATTTGTTCTCTCTTAtgtgaccccaaccctgacgaccCGTTAGTGCCAGAAATCGCCCGTATCTACAAAACAGATACTGAAAA GTACAACAGAATAGCCCGGGAATGGACTCAGAAGTATGCCATGTGA
- the LOC139366211 gene encoding ubiquitin-conjugating enzyme E2 D2-like isoform X1, giving the protein MALKRIHKELNDLARDPPAQCSAGPVGDDMFHWQATIMGPNDSPYQGGVFFLTIHFPTDYPFKPPKLAFTTRIYHPNINSNGSICLDILRSQWSPALTISKVLLSICSLLCDPNPDDPLVPEIARIYKTDTEKYNRLAREWTDKYAML; this is encoded by the exons ATGGCCTTAAAACGAATTCACAAG GAGCTGAACGACCTGGCCAGGGACCCTCCTGCACAGTGTTCCGCCGGCCCTGTTGGAGATGACA TGTTTCATTGGCAAGCTACAATTATGGGGCCT AATGACAGTCCATACCAAGGTGGTGTTTTTTTCCTGACCATTCATTTCCCCACAGACTACCCCTTCAAACCACCTAAG CTAGCATTCACCACAAGAATTTATCACCCAAATATTAACAGTAACGGCAGCATCTGCCTGGATATTTTGAGATCACAGTGGTCTCCAGCATTAACTATCTCTAAAG TACTTTTGTCCATTTGTTCTCTCTTAtgtgaccccaaccctgacgaccCGTTAGTGCCAGAAATCGCCCGTATCTACAAAACAGATACTGAAAA GTATAATAGACTAGCGAGAGAATGGACAGACAAGTACGCTATGCTTTAG